The region AAGAAGACAAGTGATTCCCAACAATTTCTACAGTAAAAGATTAACCAATCATCACTTTATGTTATTTACCAAAAATCACAAAAGAATGAATGAATTTTAGTTCAAGACAATAATTCATGTATAATACATACAAACTACACGATCATTATTCATCTCTTGAACACCATCTTGCCATGCTCATCCGTATCAAAAAGACGCTCAATCAATACATCCCAGCTTTCACCAGCGCTACTCTTATTGGTTGAACTAACAGAAAACTCGGCCTCTGACTTTCTCGAACTCTCCTCACCCTCATCATCAAAAGTTCCGTATTGTGATGGTGGATTAAAAGCATGTGGAACATGTAACGTTTTCGCCCTTTGTAATGCTGCTTTGTACTCATGGTTGTGTCTGGCCATTGTTTCCTGGCGCTCCATGATTTGCTTCGCAGGTACTTCCATGGTATTATCTTTCTCCAGCATCAACTGCAATCAGCAAATATGTTGTCAAAATATTAAATAGAGTGCCAAATTAGTCTAATTTGATTGATTCCGTACTTAGGCCAGTAGACTTACATTCAAAGCCCTTTGAGCCTCTTTCTCGATCCAAACAATGGCATGATCGGATGTAGCATTGCAAGATAGAACTATATGCTCAAACCTTCCATCTACTGGCACTGCTGTTTTCACAACTGGAGGAAACCTTCCGAATCTGCGTAGAAACAGTGTTAAGAAATGAAAAGACAAACGAAAAAAGGCTGTACAAACTTATTTTTAAAAGTAACCGTATAAACAAATGATAGAAAATCAAATTGATAGGTTGTGTTTAAACTGTGTTTTTACAGTGACATTTCTGCGTAAGCGCTTTGTGGAATTCTTATCAATACCTGAAAGGCTTTCTCTCAACAATGTGATAAAGTCGACCAGGTGCATAGAGTCTCCTTGGATCTTTCAGCATCTTCTCCTCCGATATACATGTATCCCTCATGCACTTCAAGCACAACAAGCACGGCAAACTACCAATCCAAAAAAACAGCATTAAAATTACAACGACAATCATTTCCATAACAGACTTATATGACAAGAACGATAATAACAAAGTTAGTAGTAAATGGGATGTTATAACATACCATAACAGAGACTTGAATATATCTTCCAATGGGGTGGCTGTCCGTGGTAAGAAGTCATCCTGACCAAGAAAAAGAGCGGTAAGATTCAGCAAGAATCAAGTATAAGGAAGTATAAGCAGAAGTTTGTGATGCTTCTTAATCTCAACTGTTCAAATAAGCCAAATTTTAAAATCATCTTAAGCACACATATAATAACTATAAGCAGCATATTTTTCATAGGAACAGATATTTTGCTATCTCATAATAAAACCACAACAATCAGACGTTTTTCCATTAACTTTCTATCACATAAAATAAGCAAATAAGATCTTGATAACTTGCCTGAAGCACAACGGAGTTTATGATATCTGCATATCTGACTGCCAAATTAAGCGACATACACCTAGCAGGAGCAATGGCATAACACCTAACCCTCTTCCTCTCAATGTTTCCAAGTCTATCCCGATTCTGCACAACCACCATGCTCAACATCGCAGCCACTCCTGATCCAAGGGAATGTCCAGCAAAAGTAAGAGTATAATCCGGATACTTCTCTACCAATTCCCTCAAAATTTCACACTCAGCATCCAAAACCATCCCAGCAGCTTTTAACAATCCATTATGAACATATCCCCCATCAAACTTTCTCTTCCCCAATTTATTATCCAACAGAACAGCATAGTCACTTTCCTTCGCCAAATTCAGCCCCCTTATAGCAAGAACTATATCAGCATGATCATGATCAAGATACAGTATATACGGCGGAGCCCTACCGTGTGTATCTTTATACGTCTTTCTAATTAATAACCAATCAGGGTTAATTCCATACCCACCAGAAGGTGCCCAAACAGGATTTCGAAGATCGTCCTCATACACAGACAAAATATATCGACAAAGACGCGGAACAGGCTCAAATTCTTCCGTGGTAGCAACCCCCCATGTTTGACTGTCATGGCCTGCAGTATGAAGACATCTCTTCCACGCCCAACGAGCGCAAGCTAGACAATACACACACTCCACAAGAGGCAAGCCACAGCAAATTGACATTGTGTCTACAACCTAACTAAGCATACACGGTACTTTCTAAAATCAAATTGGTTTTCCACCAAATGTTCAAGTTGAAATGCAAATAGAAATCTCACGATAGTACTACTATGCTTAACTAAGGGACTATAGAGATTATACAATCTGAAATAATACAAAAAAAAAAGGTcaaatttgaatttggtgaaTATCAAAATTGGAAACAGAGATGGCTTACAGGGACCCAGAAACTCAAAGAATCAAACTTGATAACTTCATCCAAAAACGGTCGCTTTGATCACAATCCGAAATTGGAGAAACGTGGGTGTTTCTGAAAGTAGTGCATGGAAAACAAAAGCATCAAAATTTTGGGTTTTTCTCACATTTATGAACCATTTTCTGCAAGTTGATTAGAGATCTTGTGTAATGAAGGTACATCCAGATTGAGCTTGAGGGAGAGGTCAATGGGAAGATGATAGGCAATGTGCACCATAGTTATAAttatatgtttttattttattttaatgtttAACAAAATCAGAGATTAACACGTCTTACCCAATAAAATTATTACTAATATTCGTTGTATTTTGACCGTTTGATGATTTAACTCAATTATGCATATCAAATAATGTATTTTTTAGTGAAAGATAActttttattccaataataatctCAAGGATCTAGTCAAACTAACTGATTAGACTAACCAAAATGTTACTCACTACATAACATAGCACTTAGCAACTATTAATGTACTAGTATTGTTATAAATTAAAATGAAGAATAATTATAGTATGatattaattaaataatagaATTTAAGAGGAAAAATAGTTAAATGTATTAGAAATAGAAAAGAACTATATTTTATAACAAATTTCTACTGTAAATAAAAGTTTCTattacaaataaaataaaataagacAATTACTATAAAATAGATAAATAACAAGAATATTAACAACAAATctctattatatatatatatatatatatatatatatatatatatatatatatatatatatatatatatatatatatatgagattaattactatacactgtcagtgtaaaaagttttacaccgtcgtttcatcaccatcacccgtttgtattactttatagatttttaaaataaaagtcaaacttcttttaatatccaacgtctataattaagtgatggtgtaaaactcttttacactgacagtgtatttcaattaatctatatatatatatatatatatatatatatatatatatatatatatatatatatatatatatatatatatatatatatatatatatatatatatatatatatatatatatatatatatatataattgaaatacactgtcaatctataaagtaatgcaaacggatgatggtgatgaattgATTGGataaaactttttacactgacaatgcatggtaattaatctcatatatatatatatatatatatatatatatatatatatatatatatatatatatatatatatatatatatatatatatatatatatatatatatatatatatatatatatatatatatatatatatatatatatatatatatatatatatatatatatatatatatatatatattacacCATGATcctttaatttattttattttattgtaattgattcactctttaaatttttttaacaACTTGATTATTTAAGTTAACTAACGCGTGCACCATTATTCTTTTTTTACAAATTCCGTTCCCAAAATCATTATGTAACATTAAAGTTGGTGAGGTGGCACTAATGGTACTGAAATATTCCCTCCGTTTCAAAATGACTGTCGTTTTAGAGAAAAaaaaaattttcaaaatgaatgTCATTCTCATTTTTCAATGTTAAAATAATTGTTATTTTTCCAATTGCGACTTTAATTATTATTATGCACACTACTTCAAACACATTAATAAGACCAATTTAGTAAAAATATAATGTTTTATGACAATATTATTGCATTTTTTAATCTGTGTGCAAAAATCTTAAACGACAGTCATTTTGAAACGAATGGAGTAGAATGAACATTCAATTCAAAATTGTATTTCTCCAATGAAACCTTGATTCGTAACTTttgaagagagagagagagagagagagagagagagagagagagagagagagagagagagagagagagagagagaaaggtTGGTTCCATTGTTTTCTTCCTCCACTAAATTTCTGAGTTTTTACGCCATTTAAGCTTAAGTTTCCTCCACCACCACACCTTCAAAGAAGCATAGCTACTAGCGTTTGGAGAGGCACTGTTTTGAGTGTCGAAGCCACCCCAAAGATGTACGTTATCTTTCCATTGTCAACAAATTAACTCTTGAGTGTCGATCGTGGTCTTCTTCAACCTTTACTAAAACTATCATGGATATAATGGAGTTATGTCTTTATTAGGCTGCCTATAATTAAATATTGGGAATTTATACCTGTTGTCATTTGGTTCTTCCTAGTGTATGTCCTGATTTGTATCTTATCCTTATGTTTGATTTGGCTTGAGTTAGGTTTGATTGTGTTTAATGATATGCATCAATAAAGATTGGTCTTTTTGGATAAGAAGGATTAGACAAGTCTACATAATGTTATTGATTCATACCAATTTTTGAATTTATATCCCGTTTCAATTCTCTTTCAATTGGGTATTCAGTTTTGACATCACTGAGACCATTTTTAGTCTAAATGAGCTTGCATTTGTTGACAAATTGATCAGTAACCAGATAGAAAAAAAAATTATGGATTCTCTTCTATTCGATGTCATTGACTATGGACAAAAGACTAGGCAAAACTGAAAGTTTAGTTGTAGATATTGGTTTAATAGCACCATTTTGGCTCCTAATCACTCTTTGCTTACTAATGCTTATATTTTGTTAGGTTGTATGTTTAGTGGTCTTATTTAAAGTTGTTGACAATGCTCCTAAAGTATGTTTTCAATTTATTTAGAATTTGTTTTGAATAAATGAATTAGCTTTTTCCTATAAAAAAAACTTTATATTCACCCATCTGATGttttaaaatttaaaagaatTGGAAGTTTGTTAGACTTGATAGAAAACACAATGGAAATGGTGATAAATAGTTGCTACAATTATTGGCGGTGATCTATTTATGACGACAAATCTCATGAAATTCAATCATTTCTAttaacataattaaaataaagGATTGGGTTGCTCAATCCCAAGTTTCTATACACATTCATCAAAAAGATAATGCATGAACCAACATACAAATAATGAATAACATACACAAGAGGATGTTGAGGATGTGTGTTACTACATTTGTCTTAAATAAGTTGAACAACAATAGAAGAATATACAAATTCATAGCATTTGTTAGTAACCAACTGCCTGAAGTATCAGTGTAGTTGGACAATATTTAATAAGTTATGTAACCTGAACTTTATGCTCAGTGTTGTTACAACCAGTTGGCAGCATTTTTAACAACATGTGGTACAAGCTCTATCTCCAGTAGCTACGCTGCTCTGAAGGTGTGGCGGCGGTGGCGGCAAAGGAAACTCAAGCTTCAATGGTAGAAAAAATCATAACTTTAGTGGAGAAAGAAAATAATGGAaccaattttctctctcttcaaaaGCTACATGTCAAAGTTTCATTAGAGAGGTATAATTTTAAGTTGGTTGTTTCATTCCATGTCAGCATCGTTAGTGCCATTTCACTAACGTTAATGCCACATAATCGTTTTTGGAACAAAAATTGTAAAGAAAGGTAATTGTACACATACTAGTTAACTTAAAGGATCAAGTtacaaaaaaaaaacttaaagAGCCAGCATGTTAAATAAAATAACTTAAAGGACCCATGTTGTAATATATAATAAGAAGGGGACAAAGCTTACCACTTGCTCGTATTGAATTCATCCCTGCTTATGTTATAAGTTAACATGAATTTAAAAACTCATTCGATTTAAGATCGTTTTTGTGTATGTATATGAGAACACCCATCTGACAAAaaaaaacttaattttttttaattataaggttaaaagaaaaaagagaaaCAAAATTAAATAGAAGAAAACATTAAGAAAACGACTAAATTTCATAGGAAAAGAGGTATGAACTAAGAGATTCTAATTGGGAAAGACTTTAAATTTAATCATGAAATTAATACGTTGGTTTCTTTCATGAAGAGTGTGGATGATTCTGATACGATAGTTGTATCATAATTTATTATTGATATCTTGAATCAAAATAACATATGTGATACTTGTTGGTGAGAGTGTCGATAAAATGGATATAAGGAAGGAGTGTGTGTAGTAAATTGAGTCATTGTAGCATGTAATTATTATGGATTAGATGCTTGTATGGATGATGTGAAACTATTCCTGAAGAATATGTGATAATCCTGATATGTATTTGGAAAGTCCTGCATACCAAGCAGCAAAGGAATTACATATGATTATATCATAGTATATTCTAATAGGATCCATACGGCAAACGTTCATTAATGTTTATAATAGTGACAAAGAGGTTTAAGGATTTTTCATATTATGTGTTTCTCATGTGAAAGTAGAGTTTAAATACCACTAAACAACTAGCATTACATTGATAAAAGAAAGAATTACAAAAAATCTACAATAAGATGCTAAGTTATTCACTACATGTATAAGTTGAAATCAATTAGATATATTAACTAACTTCTAACCACTTATTAACTACCTAACAAAACGTAGTTATGCTAGTTATAACATGGCTCAACATGATAATTTCATCCATTATGAAGTTAACTTGTCGAACAAGTAACTTCACCAATATCCAGTATCTTATTAAGTTTAACATCCCCCCTAAAGCTGGAATAGATATCAATCATTCCTACTTGTTTTGAAGATTACTGAAAGGGTCATATATGCAAAGACTTGATCATTATATTTGTTACTTGTTCCTTTGATATACTCAGAATTAAATGAATTGTCTCAACTTGGATCTTGTCCCTAACCACATGGCAACCAATTTTTATGTGTTTAGTTATCTCGTGGAAGACATGATTTGCTGCTATGTGGAATGTTGATTTGTTATCACAATAGATCACAACTGGAGAAGGCTGATCTATGTGAAAATCTTTCATCATACACATAATCTATTGTCCTTCACATGTTACTTGGACCAAAGCTTAGTACCCTGCTTCAAAAGATGGCCTAGATACCACTGATTACTTGTTGCTCTTCCAGCTAATTAATTAATTTCCTAGAAAGAAAGAAAATCATGTTGTAGATCTCCCTGCGTTAGGGAACTCTCCCAAATCTGAGTAAGAAAAACCCTTGAGTTCTAATTCAGTTGATAAGTTAAACATGAGACCACTACCTAGGCTTTCT is a window of Lathyrus oleraceus cultivar Zhongwan6 chromosome 6, CAAS_Psat_ZW6_1.0, whole genome shotgun sequence DNA encoding:
- the LOC127095598 gene encoding uncharacterized protein LOC127095598, which encodes MSICCGLPLVECVYCLACARWAWKRCLHTAGHDSQTWGVATTEEFEPVPRLCRYILSVYEDDLRNPVWAPSGGYGINPDWLLIRKTYKDTHGRAPPYILYLDHDHADIVLAIRGLNLAKESDYAVLLDNKLGKRKFDGGYVHNGLLKAAGMVLDAECEILRELVEKYPDYTLTFAGHSLGSGVAAMLSMVVVQNRDRLGNIERKRVRCYAIAPARCMSLNLAVRYADIINSVVLQDDFLPRTATPLEDIFKSLLCLPCLLCLKCMRDTCISEEKMLKDPRRLYAPGRLYHIVERKPFRFGRFPPVVKTAVPVDGRFEHIVLSCNATSDHAIVWIEKEAQRALNLMLEKDNTMEVPAKQIMERQETMARHNHEYKAALQRAKTLHVPHAFNPPSQYGTFDDEGEESSRKSEAEFSVSSTNKSSAGESWDVLIERLFDTDEHGKMVFKR